A single region of the Leisingera thetidis genome encodes:
- a CDS encoding YbjN domain-containing protein produces the protein MNMLKAIAASAVLVMPVAAAAQNVVAKTGDSVAGFFKDEGAKVEVTTDSVGDPNLKVEYYGNDFSVYYYGCDGNINCDAIQFYSGYQTDGGVRLAKINEWNRENRFARGYVSEEGSARIEMDVFLGSEGMSPDDFAQTVGIWTRRMAEFEEFIDW, from the coding sequence ATGAATATGCTCAAAGCAATTGCTGCATCCGCGGTGCTGGTGATGCCGGTTGCCGCGGCAGCCCAGAATGTGGTGGCCAAAACAGGCGACAGCGTCGCCGGTTTCTTCAAGGATGAAGGCGCCAAGGTCGAGGTGACCACTGACAGCGTGGGCGATCCGAACCTCAAGGTCGAATATTACGGCAATGACTTCTCGGTCTATTATTACGGCTGCGACGGCAACATCAACTGCGACGCCATCCAGTTCTATTCGGGCTATCAGACCGACGGCGGCGTGCGCCTTGCCAAGATCAACGAGTGGAACCGGGAAAACCGTTTTGCCCGCGGCTATGTCTCCGAAGAAGGCTCGGCGCGGATCGAGATGGATGTGTTCCTTGGCAGCGAAGGCATGAGCCCGGACGATTTCGCTCAGACGGTGGGCATTTGGACACGGCGCATGGCTGAATTCGAAGAGTTCATCGACTGGTGA
- a CDS encoding MalY/PatB family protein gives MDFDTIIDRRGTHSSKWDKMETLYGVSAQDGLAMWTADSDYPTAPCVIDAVKQAAEHGVFGYSWQHPEYLQAGQWWMKNRHSWDIETDWILTSQGLGNAIALCIDVWSQPGDGVVIFSPVYHEFAHKVNKAGRRVTECPLARAGDTYNLDLDDAQSRLDGTEKLLLWCSPQNPSGRVWTPEELRAVAAFAKRNNLLLVSDEVHHDLVYPGSTFVPMDVAAPEARPWAVTLTAPSKTFNIAGQRTGNMIIPDPDLRSAMRHKLDTLDYAPSGLGVSMITAAYSPAGAEWVDAQIAHLEGNRKLFDEAVNALPGLKSLPLQSTYLAWVDFSGTGMSRGEFLKRLREDARIATSPGDGFGTGGEFMERFNLATQRARVEEACRRLTKAFSDLQ, from the coding sequence ATGGATTTTGACACGATCATCGACCGCCGCGGCACCCACAGTTCGAAATGGGACAAGATGGAGACGCTGTACGGCGTCTCCGCGCAGGACGGTTTGGCGATGTGGACCGCGGATTCCGACTACCCGACCGCGCCCTGTGTGATCGACGCGGTCAAACAGGCCGCCGAGCATGGCGTGTTCGGCTATTCCTGGCAGCACCCGGAGTATCTGCAGGCGGGGCAATGGTGGATGAAAAACCGCCACAGCTGGGACATCGAGACGGATTGGATCCTGACGTCCCAAGGCCTTGGCAACGCCATTGCCCTTTGCATTGATGTCTGGAGCCAGCCGGGTGACGGCGTGGTGATCTTCTCGCCCGTCTACCACGAGTTTGCCCACAAGGTGAACAAGGCCGGGCGCAGGGTCACCGAATGCCCGCTGGCGCGTGCGGGAGACACCTACAATCTGGATCTAGACGACGCGCAATCGCGCCTGGACGGCACCGAGAAGCTGCTGCTGTGGTGTTCGCCACAAAACCCCTCAGGCCGGGTCTGGACCCCGGAGGAACTGCGCGCGGTTGCGGCGTTTGCCAAGCGCAACAACCTGCTCCTGGTCTCTGATGAGGTCCACCACGATCTGGTCTACCCGGGCAGCACCTTTGTGCCGATGGACGTTGCCGCGCCCGAGGCGCGTCCATGGGCCGTGACCCTGACGGCCCCCTCCAAGACCTTCAACATTGCCGGCCAGCGCACCGGCAACATGATCATCCCCGATCCGGACCTGCGGTCCGCGATGCGGCACAAGCTGGATACGCTGGACTACGCGCCCAGCGGACTCGGCGTCAGCATGATCACCGCAGCCTATTCCCCGGCAGGCGCCGAATGGGTGGATGCCCAGATCGCCCATCTGGAAGGCAACCGGAAGCTGTTCGATGAGGCGGTGAATGCGCTGCCGGGGCTGAAATCCCTGCCGCTGCAGTCTACCTACCTGGCTTGGGTCGATTTCTCCGGCACCGGCATGAGCCGCGGGGAATTCCTCAAGCGCCTGCGCGAGGACGCCAGGATCGCCACCTCGCCCGGGGACGGTTTCGGCACCGGCGGCGAGTTCATGGAACGGTTCAACCTGGCCACCCAGCGCGCCCGCGTCGAGGAAGCCTGCCGCCGCCTGACCAAGGCGTTCTCGGACCTGCAATAA
- the def gene encoding peptide deformylase translates to MTVRTCLPWPDKRLRSRAEEVAEITDEIREIWKDMVDTMEAMPGVGLAASQIGVMLRLAVVDGSTERGRAVKLANPEILHASVELREHDEASPNLPGVSARIKRPRAVTVRFINEQGMVDRKDFVGIEATSVQHQIDHLNGRMYFDHLSKVKRDMLIRKAKKLTG, encoded by the coding sequence ATGACCGTCCGCACCTGCCTGCCCTGGCCTGACAAGCGCCTGCGCTCCAGGGCTGAAGAGGTGGCAGAGATCACCGATGAGATCCGCGAAATCTGGAAAGACATGGTCGACACGATGGAGGCAATGCCGGGCGTCGGGCTGGCTGCCAGCCAGATCGGCGTGATGCTGCGGCTGGCGGTGGTGGACGGCTCGACTGAGCGCGGCCGCGCCGTGAAGCTCGCCAACCCGGAGATCCTGCATGCCTCGGTCGAATTGCGCGAGCATGACGAGGCCAGCCCCAACCTGCCCGGCGTTTCGGCCAGGATCAAACGCCCGCGCGCTGTCACTGTGCGCTTCATCAACGAGCAGGGCATGGTTGACCGCAAGGATTTTGTCGGGATCGAGGCGACCTCGGTGCAGCATCAGATCGACCATCTGAACGGCCGGATGTATTTCGACCACCTGAGCAAGGTGAAGCGCGACATGCTGATCCGCAAGGCAAAGAAGCTGACCGGCTGA
- a CDS encoding lytic murein transglycosylase, which yields MRLLPFVLAAGLLPAAAAAQCGGSFQNFVNLMKDEAVQAGYDTATVSAFFSGIRQDPRVLKADRGQGVFQKPFVDFSRRLISQNRLKRGRQMAQKHDATFQRIESTYGIDRGVLLAFWAFETDYGGYQGDFNTRDALVTLAHDCRRPELFRPQVFSALEMFQKGNFDPKRTTGAWAGEIGMVQMLPGDILKHGVDADGDGKVNLKTSAPDALMSGARMLSHMGWQPGQPWLQEVTIPEDLDLSLSGTARKKSVAQWRNLGVTARNGGLPAPSMRASLLLPQGHKGPAFLAYPNFDIYFEWNQSFTYVLTAAYFANRLQGAEVYDAGQPEGGLSGQQMRQLQQKLQARGHNVGDIDGILGARTRLAVQKEQARLGLPADAWPTPALLKKL from the coding sequence ATGCGCCTATTGCCCTTTGTCCTCGCAGCCGGACTGCTGCCTGCGGCGGCAGCAGCCCAATGCGGCGGCAGCTTTCAGAATTTCGTCAATCTGATGAAGGATGAGGCGGTGCAGGCCGGTTATGACACTGCCACGGTCAGCGCCTTTTTCTCGGGCATCCGCCAGGATCCCCGCGTGCTCAAGGCCGACCGCGGCCAGGGCGTGTTCCAGAAACCCTTCGTCGATTTCTCCCGCCGCCTGATCTCGCAGAACCGTCTCAAGCGCGGCCGTCAGATGGCGCAGAAACATGATGCCACCTTCCAGCGGATCGAAAGCACCTATGGCATCGACCGCGGTGTGCTGCTGGCTTTCTGGGCGTTCGAGACCGATTACGGCGGCTATCAGGGCGATTTCAACACCCGCGATGCACTGGTCACGCTGGCCCATGACTGCCGCCGCCCGGAACTGTTCCGGCCACAGGTGTTTTCGGCCCTGGAAATGTTCCAGAAGGGCAATTTCGACCCCAAGCGCACCACCGGCGCCTGGGCGGGCGAGATCGGAATGGTGCAAATGCTGCCCGGCGACATTCTGAAACACGGTGTCGACGCGGATGGCGACGGCAAGGTCAACCTGAAAACCTCCGCCCCGGATGCGCTGATGTCAGGCGCCCGGATGCTGTCGCACATGGGCTGGCAGCCGGGCCAGCCATGGCTGCAGGAAGTCACCATCCCCGAAGATCTGGACCTGTCGCTGAGCGGCACCGCCCGCAAGAAGAGTGTCGCCCAGTGGCGCAATCTGGGCGTCACCGCACGCAACGGCGGGCTGCCTGCGCCATCGATGCGTGCCTCGCTGCTGCTGCCGCAGGGCCACAAGGGGCCCGCCTTCCTCGCCTATCCCAACTTTGACATCTATTTCGAGTGGAACCAGAGCTTCACCTATGTGCTGACAGCTGCCTATTTCGCCAACCGGCTGCAAGGCGCGGAGGTTTATGACGCCGGCCAGCCCGAAGGCGGGCTCAGCGGCCAGCAAATGAGGCAGCTGCAGCAAAAACTGCAGGCCCGCGGCCATAACGTCGGCGACATCGACGGCATCCTCGGAGCGCGCACCCGGCTTGCCGTGCAGAAAGAGCAGGCCCGCCTCGGCCTGCCCGCAGACGCCTGGCCCACACCGGCCCTTCTGAAGAAGCTTTAA
- a CDS encoding glutathione S-transferase family protein, with the protein MGLLIDGKWHDQWYDTGATGGAFKRSESQFRNWITADGSAGPSGQSGFAAESGRYHLFVSLACPWAHRTLIVRKLKGLEEHISVSVVHPDMLGEGWTFETDGHGATGDPLFGSSHLHQIYTRADTGYTGRVTVPVLWDKAQDTIVSNESSEIIRMFNSAFDGITGNTDDYWPEELREPIEAVNARVYSTINNGVYKCGFATSQEAYDAAVEPLFESLDWLEDLLSQHRYLLGDKVTEADWRLFTTLLRFDPVYHLHFKCNRKRLVDYPNLWAYTRELYQWPGVVETVGMQHIVRHYYYSHDTINPHRIIPVNPDIDWLEPHRRG; encoded by the coding sequence ATGGGTCTTTTGATCGACGGTAAATGGCACGACCAGTGGTATGACACCGGCGCCACCGGCGGCGCCTTCAAACGCAGCGAATCGCAGTTCCGCAACTGGATCACCGCCGATGGCAGCGCAGGCCCCTCGGGCCAGAGCGGTTTTGCCGCGGAAAGCGGGCGCTACCACCTTTTTGTGTCGCTGGCCTGCCCCTGGGCGCACCGCACCCTGATTGTCCGCAAGCTGAAGGGGCTGGAAGAGCATATCTCCGTCTCTGTCGTGCACCCCGACATGCTCGGCGAAGGCTGGACTTTTGAAACCGACGGGCACGGCGCCACCGGCGATCCGCTGTTCGGCAGCTCCCATTTGCACCAGATCTACACCCGCGCGGATACGGGTTACACCGGCCGGGTGACGGTGCCGGTGCTGTGGGACAAGGCCCAGGACACCATTGTCTCCAACGAAAGCTCCGAAATCATCCGGATGTTCAATTCGGCCTTCGACGGGATCACCGGCAACACGGATGACTACTGGCCCGAAGAGCTGCGCGAACCGATCGAGGCGGTGAACGCCCGCGTCTACAGCACCATCAACAACGGCGTCTACAAATGCGGCTTTGCCACTTCGCAAGAGGCCTATGACGCCGCGGTAGAGCCGCTTTTCGAGAGCCTGGACTGGCTTGAGGACCTGCTGTCGCAGCACCGCTACCTGCTGGGCGACAAGGTGACCGAGGCCGACTGGCGGCTGTTCACCACCCTCCTGCGCTTTGACCCGGTCTATCACCTGCATTTCAAATGCAACCGCAAGCGGCTGGTGGATTACCCGAACCTCTGGGCCTATACCCGCGAGCTGTACCAGTGGCCCGGCGTGGTAGAGACAGTGGGCATGCAGCACATCGTGCGCCACTATTATTACAGCCACGACACCATCAACCCGCACCGGATTATCCCGGTCAATCCGGATATCGATTGGCTGGAGCCGCACCGGCGCGGCTGA
- a CDS encoding threonine-phosphate decarboxylase translates to MLELPLDNAPLPRDHGGNLSAAMAEFGGARGGWMDLSTGINPHPYPLPQFTAGDWGALPDADALAGLEQAARAFWNIPGEAALLAAPGASALIAALPALAAPRWVQITKPTYNEHAAAFEARGWKIRVDGPAEARVAVHPNNPDGRLWSEDQLTAPLTIIDESFCDVCPEESLIRMAGRPGVIVLKSFGKFWGLAGLRLGFAIGDPQLIAKLSSWQGPWAVSGPALRTGAQALQDRQWAEAARTRLKQDAARLDELVLARGASLAGGTDLFRLYDVEDAAAWQRQLARAHIWSRIFPYSRTFLRLGLPPADGWDRLEAAL, encoded by the coding sequence ATGCTTGAACTCCCGCTTGATAATGCACCCCTGCCCCGGGATCACGGCGGCAACCTGAGCGCTGCCATGGCCGAATTCGGCGGTGCGCGCGGCGGCTGGATGGACTTGTCCACCGGCATCAACCCGCATCCCTACCCGCTGCCGCAGTTCACCGCCGGCGATTGGGGGGCGCTTCCGGATGCCGATGCCCTGGCCGGGCTTGAACAGGCGGCGCGCGCATTCTGGAACATCCCCGGAGAGGCGGCCCTGCTGGCCGCCCCGGGCGCCTCGGCCCTGATTGCCGCCCTGCCGGCCCTCGCCGCACCGCGCTGGGTACAGATCACCAAGCCCACATATAACGAGCACGCCGCCGCATTCGAGGCCCGCGGATGGAAGATCCGCGTTGACGGCCCGGCCGAAGCCCGCGTTGCGGTGCACCCCAACAACCCCGACGGCCGCCTGTGGAGCGAAGACCAGCTCACCGCGCCGCTTACCATCATCGACGAAAGCTTCTGCGATGTCTGCCCGGAGGAAAGCCTGATCCGCATGGCGGGCCGGCCTGGCGTCATCGTCTTGAAGAGTTTCGGAAAATTCTGGGGACTGGCCGGCCTGCGGCTGGGTTTCGCCATTGGCGATCCGCAGCTGATTGCCAAGCTGTCCAGCTGGCAGGGGCCCTGGGCCGTCTCCGGCCCCGCCCTGCGCACCGGTGCGCAGGCGCTGCAGGACCGCCAGTGGGCCGAAGCCGCCCGCACCCGCCTCAAACAGGATGCCGCCCGGCTGGATGAGCTGGTGCTGGCCAGGGGTGCCAGCCTCGCAGGCGGCACCGACCTGTTCCGGCTTTACGATGTGGAGGATGCCGCCGCCTGGCAGCGCCAGCTGGCCCGCGCCCATATCTGGAGCCGCATCTTCCCCTATTCCCGAACCTTTCTGCGCCTGGGCCTGCCGCCCGCCGATGGCTGGGACCGGCTGGAGGCCGCGCTATGA
- a CDS encoding chromosome segregation SMC family protein gives MRFSKLRLNGFKSFVDPTELVIADGLTGVVGPNGCGKSNLLEALRWVMGETRAKAMRGGGMEDVIFAGTSSRPARNFAEVSLQIDNSERLAPSGFNDSDILEIVRRITRDVGSAYKSNGKDVRARDVQMLFADASTGAHSPALVRQGQIAELINAKPKARRRILEEAAGISGLYQRRHEAELKLKNTEANLLRVDDVIEQLAGQLAQLAKQARQAQRYREIGEKLRLSEGMLLYRRWREADEARLAAEDEMRVRVEQASKAEALVRAAAAQRGTHEEKLPPLREEEAIAAAILQRLAVQRDSLGDQEAQARQAIERLSSRIVQLGNDIERESGLNNDAGETIERLEWEQRELSKAGGGHDAKLAEAAELARDAGSILQAREDHLAQVTEDVARLAARHQSARRAVEDCQRALGRSEGEAGKARAAQDEAQEALELAAEKFEAAVTAEEEAREASEMAEEALAAADDARTETQSREAEARSQRSEAEGGLGALRAEVTALAKLVERDTAEGGQILDELTVAPGYEKALGAALADDLRAPLAETDGPTGWVALPGYDRDATLPEGVQPLALFVSGPDALSRRVAQIGLVDGDAAAALQPQLQPGQRLVTVEGDLWRWDGYRAWAEDAPSAAALRLEQLNKLEALKQEMEHVSARADGARSAHEMLLRKLEEVTLADQNARQARRVADQRVADAARALSRAEADRNLAEAKLETLGIAVSRHEEDALSARLQLKEAEKGLGELGDLDQARSAVEDIKQSVEAARITMLTHRSSHDELRREGEARTRRAQEVTKELSGWRHRLDSAKQRIEELAERREASQEELEEANAVPAEIAEKREELNEAISEAEARKSAATEALIAAEAALREAVHKERECERLASEAREARARSEARSDAAKDAVTQAAGRIIEAQQITPQALLEKLGVSPDEMPASDDLEHEVDRCKRQRDALGAVNLRAEEDARGVQNEHDTLVAEKLDLEGAVKTLRDGIASLNREGRERLLTAFEQVNNSFAMLFTHLFGGGEANLVMVESDDPLDAGLEIMCQPPGKKLSTLSLLSGGEQTLTAMALIFAVFLSNPAPICVLDEVDAPLDDANVTRFCDLLDEMCRQTDTRFLIITHHAVTMARMDRLFGVTMQEKGVSQLVSVDLKKAEAMVA, from the coding sequence TTGCGGTTTTCCAAGCTCAGGCTGAACGGCTTCAAAAGCTTTGTCGATCCCACCGAACTGGTCATAGCCGACGGGCTGACAGGGGTTGTGGGGCCAAACGGCTGCGGCAAATCCAATCTGTTGGAGGCTTTGCGCTGGGTGATGGGCGAGACCCGCGCCAAGGCGATGCGCGGCGGCGGCATGGAGGATGTGATCTTTGCCGGCACCTCGTCGCGGCCTGCCCGCAACTTTGCCGAAGTCAGCCTGCAGATCGACAACTCTGAACGGCTCGCGCCCTCCGGGTTCAACGACAGCGACATTCTGGAGATCGTGCGCCGGATCACCCGCGATGTCGGCAGCGCCTATAAGTCCAACGGCAAGGATGTGCGGGCCCGCGATGTGCAGATGCTGTTTGCCGATGCCTCCACCGGCGCGCATTCGCCGGCCTTGGTGCGGCAGGGGCAGATCGCCGAGCTGATCAACGCCAAGCCCAAGGCGCGGCGGCGGATCCTGGAAGAGGCGGCGGGGATCTCCGGCCTCTATCAGCGGCGCCACGAGGCGGAGCTGAAGCTGAAGAACACCGAAGCCAACCTGCTGCGCGTCGATGATGTGATCGAACAGCTGGCCGGGCAGCTGGCGCAGCTGGCCAAGCAGGCGCGGCAGGCGCAGCGCTACCGCGAGATCGGCGAGAAGCTGCGGCTGTCGGAGGGCATGCTGCTGTACCGCCGCTGGCGCGAGGCGGACGAGGCGCGGCTGGCGGCGGAGGACGAGATGCGGGTGCGGGTCGAGCAGGCCTCCAAGGCCGAGGCGCTGGTGCGTGCGGCGGCGGCGCAGCGCGGAACCCATGAGGAAAAACTGCCGCCCCTGCGTGAGGAGGAAGCGATTGCCGCTGCCATCCTGCAGCGGCTGGCGGTGCAGCGCGACTCGCTGGGTGATCAGGAGGCGCAGGCGCGCCAGGCCATTGAACGGCTCAGCAGCCGGATTGTGCAGCTGGGCAACGATATCGAGCGCGAGTCCGGACTGAACAACGACGCCGGTGAAACCATCGAACGGCTGGAGTGGGAACAGCGCGAGCTGTCCAAGGCCGGCGGCGGGCATGATGCCAAGCTGGCCGAGGCGGCGGAGCTGGCGCGGGATGCGGGCTCGATCCTGCAGGCGCGCGAGGATCATCTGGCGCAGGTGACCGAGGATGTGGCCCGTCTGGCTGCCCGCCACCAGTCGGCGCGCCGTGCGGTCGAGGACTGCCAGAGGGCGCTTGGCCGGTCTGAGGGCGAGGCGGGAAAAGCCCGGGCGGCCCAGGACGAAGCACAGGAAGCGCTGGAGCTGGCAGCGGAGAAGTTTGAAGCGGCTGTGACCGCTGAAGAAGAGGCCCGAGAGGCTTCGGAAATGGCGGAAGAAGCGCTGGCGGCTGCTGATGACGCACGCACCGAGACGCAAAGCCGCGAAGCCGAGGCGCGTTCGCAGCGGTCTGAAGCCGAGGGCGGGCTGGGCGCGCTGCGTGCCGAAGTGACGGCGCTGGCCAAGCTGGTCGAGCGCGACACCGCCGAGGGCGGCCAGATCCTGGACGAGCTGACCGTGGCGCCGGGGTATGAGAAGGCGCTGGGGGCTGCGCTGGCCGATGACCTGCGCGCGCCGCTGGCGGAGACGGACGGGCCAACCGGCTGGGTGGCATTGCCAGGTTATGACCGCGACGCAACGCTGCCGGAGGGCGTGCAGCCGCTGGCATTGTTTGTCTCCGGCCCCGATGCCCTGTCGCGCCGGGTGGCGCAGATTGGGCTGGTGGATGGCGATGCCGCGGCGGCCTTGCAGCCGCAGCTCCAGCCGGGCCAGCGGCTGGTGACGGTTGAGGGCGATCTGTGGCGCTGGGACGGCTACCGCGCCTGGGCCGAGGATGCGCCAAGCGCTGCTGCGCTGCGGCTGGAGCAGCTGAACAAGCTGGAAGCGCTGAAGCAGGAAATGGAACACGTCAGCGCCAGGGCGGATGGCGCCCGGTCCGCGCACGAAATGCTGCTGCGCAAGCTGGAAGAAGTGACGCTGGCAGACCAGAACGCCCGCCAGGCCCGGCGGGTGGCGGATCAGCGGGTGGCCGACGCGGCCCGCGCGCTGAGCCGTGCCGAGGCAGACCGGAATCTGGCCGAGGCCAAGCTGGAAACTCTCGGGATTGCGGTCTCCCGCCATGAGGAAGACGCCCTGAGCGCCCGTTTGCAGCTGAAAGAGGCGGAGAAAGGGTTGGGGGAGCTGGGCGATCTGGACCAGGCCCGCAGCGCTGTTGAGGACATCAAGCAGTCGGTCGAGGCGGCGCGGATCACCATGCTGACCCACCGCTCCAGCCACGACGAACTGCGCCGCGAGGGCGAGGCGCGCACCAGGCGCGCGCAGGAGGTGACCAAGGAGCTGTCGGGCTGGCGCCACCGGCTGGACAGCGCCAAGCAGCGGATCGAGGAGCTGGCGGAACGCCGCGAAGCCTCGCAGGAGGAGCTGGAAGAGGCCAATGCGGTTCCCGCCGAGATTGCCGAGAAGCGGGAAGAGCTGAACGAGGCGATTTCCGAAGCCGAGGCGCGCAAATCAGCGGCCACAGAGGCGCTGATAGCAGCCGAGGCCGCGCTGCGCGAGGCGGTCCACAAGGAGCGCGAGTGCGAGCGGCTGGCCTCCGAGGCGCGCGAGGCGCGGGCGCGCTCCGAGGCGCGCAGCGATGCGGCCAAGGACGCTGTCACCCAGGCCGCGGGCCGGATCATCGAGGCGCAGCAGATTACTCCGCAGGCGCTGCTGGAAAAGCTGGGCGTGTCGCCGGACGAGATGCCGGCCTCGGACGATCTCGAACACGAGGTGGACCGCTGCAAGCGCCAGCGGGATGCATTGGGGGCGGTGAATCTGCGGGCCGAGGAAGATGCCCGCGGGGTGCAGAACGAGCATGACACGCTGGTGGCGGAGAAGCTGGACCTGGAAGGCGCGGTGAAGACCCTGCGCGACGGGATCGCCAGTTTGAACCGCGAAGGCCGCGAGCGGCTGCTGACCGCGTTCGAGCAGGTGAACAACAGCTTTGCCATGCTGTTCACCCATCTGTTCGGCGGCGGCGAGGCCAATCTGGTGATGGTCGAAAGCGACGATCCGCTGGACGCGGGGCTGGAGATCATGTGCCAGCCGCCGGGCAAGAAACTGTCAACGCTGTCGCTGCTGTCCGGCGGCGAGCAGACGCTGACCGCGATGGCGCTGATCTTTGCGGTGTTCCTGTCCAACCCGGCGCCGATCTGTGTGCTGGACGAGGTCGACGCGCCGCTTGATGATGCCAACGTCACCCGCTTCTGCGATCTGCTGGACGAGATGTGCCGCCAGACCGACACCCGCTTCCTGATCATCACCCACCACGCGGTGACGATGGCGCGGATGGACCGGTTGTTCGGTGTCACCATGCAGGAAAAGGGTGTGAGCCAGCTGGTATCTGTTGACCTCAAGAAGGCAGAGGCGATGGTGGCCTGA
- a CDS encoding L,D-transpeptidase family protein, producing MKRLLRLLALVVLTGAAWAAWQALAPRPGPPPQSAAADRIDRILIEKSARRLTASRGGETVLEFPVALGFEPAGDKFQEGDGKTPEGTFQIDRRNPNSAYHLSLGINYPQPGDRARAQAAGVSPGGDIFIHGQPNSVGNLITLPGDWTAGCIAVSNEQMETLWRLTQIGTEVEIRP from the coding sequence ATGAAACGCCTGCTGCGCCTGCTGGCGCTGGTTGTCCTGACCGGCGCTGCCTGGGCCGCGTGGCAGGCCCTTGCCCCGCGCCCCGGTCCGCCGCCGCAGTCCGCGGCGGCGGACCGGATCGACCGTATCCTGATCGAGAAGTCCGCCCGCCGCCTGACCGCCAGCCGCGGCGGCGAAACGGTGCTGGAATTTCCTGTCGCGCTTGGTTTTGAACCGGCGGGCGACAAGTTCCAGGAAGGGGACGGCAAAACGCCCGAAGGCACTTTCCAGATCGACAGGCGCAACCCCAACAGCGCCTACCACCTGTCGCTGGGGATCAACTACCCGCAGCCCGGGGACCGCGCCCGCGCCCAGGCCGCAGGGGTCAGCCCCGGCGGAGATATCTTCATTCACGGGCAGCCGAATTCAGTGGGCAATCTGATCACCCTGCCGGGCGATTGGACCGCCGGCTGCATCGCCGTCAGCAATGAACAGATGGAAACGCTCTGGCGCCTGACACAGATCGGAACCGAGGTGGAAATCCGCCCCTGA
- the cbiB gene encoding adenosylcobinamide-phosphate synthase CbiB — protein MTTAAMLAIALLLDAVFGEPEWLWSRLTHPAVLMGKAVGALDRKLNNGSNRRGKGVLAALALVLCGYIAGKLLSLPGALVEILVAAILIAQRSLTEHVAAVAAGLRSSLEEGRDAVAMIVSRDTAGMTAPQAARSAIESGAENLSDGVIAPAFWFLIAGLPGLIIYKMVNTADSMIGYRNDRYQDFGWAAARLDDLLNLIPARLTGLLIALAGGQLRQWGAIASDARRHRSPNAGWPEAAMARALDASLAGPRSYDGQMRDFPWVHAAGTKSANAETINRSVGLLWQTWAVALALTIAIAAVF, from the coding sequence ATGACCACCGCTGCGATGCTGGCGATTGCCCTCTTGCTGGATGCTGTCTTTGGCGAGCCGGAATGGCTGTGGTCCCGTCTCACGCATCCGGCGGTGCTGATGGGCAAGGCGGTTGGTGCCCTGGACCGCAAGCTCAACAACGGCAGCAACCGCCGCGGCAAGGGCGTTCTGGCGGCACTGGCGCTTGTCCTGTGCGGATACATTGCGGGCAAGCTGCTGTCGCTGCCCGGCGCGCTGGTCGAAATTCTGGTAGCCGCCATTCTGATCGCCCAGCGGTCGCTGACCGAACATGTCGCCGCCGTCGCCGCCGGCCTGCGCAGCAGCCTGGAGGAAGGCCGCGATGCCGTTGCGATGATCGTCAGCCGCGATACCGCCGGCATGACTGCTCCGCAGGCCGCCCGCTCCGCCATCGAAAGCGGGGCGGAGAACCTGTCGGACGGGGTCATCGCACCTGCCTTCTGGTTCCTGATTGCCGGGCTGCCCGGGCTGATCATCTACAAGATGGTCAACACCGCCGACAGCATGATCGGCTACCGCAACGACCGCTATCAGGACTTCGGCTGGGCCGCTGCCCGGCTGGATGACCTCCTGAACCTGATCCCGGCGCGGCTGACCGGCCTGCTGATCGCGCTGGCCGGCGGCCAGCTGCGCCAGTGGGGCGCCATCGCTTCGGACGCCCGCAGGCACCGCTCCCCGAATGCCGGCTGGCCCGAGGCCGCCATGGCGCGGGCGCTGGATGCCTCGCTTGCCGGCCCGCGCTCCTATGACGGGCAAATGCGCGACTTCCCCTGGGTCCATGCCGCCGGCACCAAGAGCGCCAATGCCGAGACCATCAACCGTTCTGTTGGCCTGCTGTGGCAGACATGGGCAGTTGCCCTGGCCCTGACCATTGCCATTGCGGCGGTTTTCTAG
- the def gene encoding peptide deformylase gives MKRPILIHPDPRLKKVCVPVPDLSDELRTLADDMLETMYAAPGIGLAAPQIGILRRLIVLDCVKEEDGDARPLVMFNPQILSSSEETNVYEEGCLSIPDQYAEVTRPRVVEVAWMDRDGNAQRETFDGLWATCVQHEIDHLDGKLFIDYLKPLKRQMITRKMQKLKRERARA, from the coding sequence ATGAAACGACCGATCCTGATCCATCCCGACCCCCGCCTGAAGAAGGTCTGCGTGCCTGTGCCGGACCTGAGCGACGAGCTGCGCACGCTGGCGGATGACATGCTGGAGACCATGTATGCCGCACCCGGCATCGGCCTGGCGGCACCGCAGATAGGCATACTGCGGCGGCTGATCGTGCTGGATTGCGTCAAGGAAGAAGACGGCGATGCGCGTCCGCTGGTGATGTTCAATCCACAGATCCTGTCGTCCTCGGAGGAGACCAACGTCTATGAGGAAGGCTGCCTGTCGATCCCGGACCAATATGCCGAAGTGACCCGCCCCAGGGTGGTGGAGGTGGCGTGGATGGACCGCGACGGCAATGCGCAGCGCGAGACGTTTGACGGGCTTTGGGCCACTTGCGTGCAGCATGAGATCGATCATCTGGACGGCAAGCTGTTCATCGATTACCTGAAGCCGCTGAAGCGCCAGATGATCACCCGCAAGATGCAGAAGCTGAAGCGCGAACGCGCCCGCGCCTGA